In a single window of the Panthera leo isolate Ple1 chromosome A1, P.leo_Ple1_pat1.1, whole genome shotgun sequence genome:
- the CEP72 gene encoding centrosomal protein of 72 kDa isoform X1 — MAPAGPWLVLCEEKIREKSGLAPHRDLSELRSLSIPGTYQEKITHLGNSLMNLTGLKSLDLSRNSLVSLEGIQYLTALESLSLYYNCISSLAEVLQLHALTELTDVDLRLNPVVKNESDYRLFVVHMLPKLRQLDDRPVRESERKASQLHFASEESLDSKQSFPAVLRVGRPRHSRATCADPSAKKCLVMDADDEAVLNLIAECEWDLSNPPGSTSSSQRGREANLPSSQESRHLLSPQSVQYQCGDSMKKGHEKRKSSSRGDGSEERPQNQYCGELPPQCGLHTHFAPHPDSTDIEESTLSQKSSLSAQKVLNPLPAPEKYRKRRMPGGRSQAPADQECLHCPERPSVPLSPEESLSRQSGSEGRSERTFPHSAVSEPEEERPPSVSGTGEVSPAKLYSAPPPGKKAGLEVVLLEALLHLVDRFWGGCKSLHGNEVFRAQARQILSSMQEFTAAQDISAAVSEEISFLTLEKRSLQKLLAEQQQQYSMRMSEVASELSNTRKEMGDLRQHLDKSLEENSSLKALLFSLKKEVKNADTAATLNLQITGLETSVKRLSGEIVELKQHLEHYDKVWELTRMLQESHSSLVGTNEHLLQELSQARAQHKAEVEQLHWSYKELKKTLGLFPRGGC; from the exons CTGAACTTCGGTCATTATCTATTCCTGGAACTTACCAAGAAAAGATTACTCACCTAGGAAATTCTTTGATGAACTTAACTGGCCTGAAATCTTTAGACCTCTCACGCAACTCCTTGGTGAGTCTAGAG GGCATTCAGTACCTGACTGCGCTGGAAAGCCTCAGTCTCTACTACAACTGCATCTCCTCGTTGGCCGAAGTGCTTCAGCTCCACGCCTTGACGGAGCTTACAGACGTGGACCTCCGGCTGAACCCTGTGGTGAAGAACGAGTCTGATTACCGCCTTTTTGTCGTGCACATGCTCCCGAAGCTCAGGCAGCTGG ATGATCGTCctgtgagagagagcgagcggaaAGCATCCCAGTTGCATTTTGCATCGGAGGAATCACTGGACTCAAAGCAGAGCTTCCCAGCTGTTTTAAGAGTTGGAAG ACCACGCCACTCTAGGGCCACGTGCGCTGATCCCTCGGCCAAGAAATGCTTGGTAATGGACGCAGATGATGAGGCGGTCCTGAACCTCATTGCTGAGTGCGAGTGGGACTTGAGCAACCCTCCTGGGAGCACAAGCTCCAGCCAGAGGGGGCGAGAGGCCAACCTCCCTAGTTCCCAAG aatccaGGCACCTGTTGAGTCCCCAGTCAGTACAGTACCAGTGTGGGGATTCCATGAAGAAAGGCCACGAGAAGAGGAAAAGCAGCTCTCGAGGGGATGGCTcggaagagaggcctcagaacCAGTACTGTGGGGAGCTCCCACCGCAGTGTGGGCTGCACACACACTTTGCCCCACACCCAG ATTCCACAGACATTGAGGAGTCCACCCTTTCTCAGAAGTCAAGTTTGTCAGCCCAAAAGGTATTGAATCCATTGCCAGCTCCTGAAAAGTACAGGAAGCGAAGAATGCCTGGTGGGAGATCTCAGGCACCTGCAGACCAGGAGTGTCTGCACTGCCCGGAGAGGCCCAGTGTGCCCTTGAGCCCTGAGGAGAGTCTGAGCAGGCAGAGTGGCTCGGAGGGCAGGAGTGAAAGGACCTTTCCTCACTCAGCGGTGTCGGAGCCCGAAGAGGAGAGGCCCCCCAGCGTGAGTGGCACCggagag GTGTCTCCTGCCAAACTGTACTCAGCTCCGCCTCCCGGGAAGAAGGCTGGCCTGGAAGTGGTGCTCCTGGAGGCGCTCCTCCACCTGGTGGACAGGTTCTGGGGCGGCTGCAAGTCCCTGCACGGCAACGAGGTGTTCCGCG CTCAGGCAAGACAGATTTTGTCATCGATGCAAGAGTTTACAGCAGCTCAGGACATCTCAGCAGCCGTGAGTGAAGAAATTAGCTTCCTTACTCTGGAAAAGAGATCTTTGCAAAAGCTCCTTGCTGAACAGCAGCAGCAGTACAGCATGAGGATGAGCGAGGTGGCGTCGGAACTCAGCAACACGCGGAAGGAGATG GGTGACTTGAGACAGCATCTAGACAAATCTCTGGAGGAGAACAGTAGCCTAAAGGCTCTTTTGTTCAGCctgaaaaaagaagtaaaaaatgcaGACACTGCAGCTACGTTAAACTTGCAGATTACTG gactTGAAACAAGTGTGAAGAGGCTCTCTGGTGAGATCGTGGAGTTGAAGCAGCATCTGGAGCACTACGACAAGGTCTGGGAGCTGACCCGGATGCTGCAGGAGAGCCACAG ctccctggTCGGCACCAACGAGCACCTCCTGCAGGAACTGAGCCAGGCGCGCGCGCAGCACAAGGCCGAGGTCGAGCAGCTGCACTGGAGCTACAAGGAGCTCAAGAAGACGCTGGGCCTGTTCCCGCGCGGCGGCTGCTAG
- the CEP72 gene encoding centrosomal protein of 72 kDa isoform X3 produces the protein MNLTGLKSLDLSRNSLVSLEGIQYLTALESLSLYYNCISSLAEVLQLHALTELTDVDLRLNPVVKNESDYRLFVVHMLPKLRQLDDRPVRESERKASQLHFASEESLDSKQSFPAVLRVGRPRHSRATCADPSAKKCLVMDADDEAVLNLIAECEWDLSNPPGSTSSSQRGREANLPSSQESRHLLSPQSVQYQCGDSMKKGHEKRKSSSRGDGSEERPQNQYCGELPPQCGLHTHFAPHPDSTDIEESTLSQKSSLSAQKVLNPLPAPEKYRKRRMPGGRSQAPADQECLHCPERPSVPLSPEESLSRQSGSEGRSERTFPHSAVSEPEEERPPSVSGTGEVSPAKLYSAPPPGKKAGLEVVLLEALLHLVDRFWGGCKSLHGNEVFRAQARQILSSMQEFTAAQDISAAVSEEISFLTLEKRSLQKLLAEQQQQYSMRMSEVASELSNTRKEMGDLRQHLDKSLEENSSLKALLFSLKKEVKNADTAATLNLQITGLETSVKRLSGEIVELKQHLEHYDKVWELTRMLQESHSSLVGTNEHLLQELSQARAQHKAEVEQLHWSYKELKKTLGLFPRGGC, from the exons ATGAACTTAACTGGCCTGAAATCTTTAGACCTCTCACGCAACTCCTTGGTGAGTCTAGAG GGCATTCAGTACCTGACTGCGCTGGAAAGCCTCAGTCTCTACTACAACTGCATCTCCTCGTTGGCCGAAGTGCTTCAGCTCCACGCCTTGACGGAGCTTACAGACGTGGACCTCCGGCTGAACCCTGTGGTGAAGAACGAGTCTGATTACCGCCTTTTTGTCGTGCACATGCTCCCGAAGCTCAGGCAGCTGG ATGATCGTCctgtgagagagagcgagcggaaAGCATCCCAGTTGCATTTTGCATCGGAGGAATCACTGGACTCAAAGCAGAGCTTCCCAGCTGTTTTAAGAGTTGGAAG ACCACGCCACTCTAGGGCCACGTGCGCTGATCCCTCGGCCAAGAAATGCTTGGTAATGGACGCAGATGATGAGGCGGTCCTGAACCTCATTGCTGAGTGCGAGTGGGACTTGAGCAACCCTCCTGGGAGCACAAGCTCCAGCCAGAGGGGGCGAGAGGCCAACCTCCCTAGTTCCCAAG aatccaGGCACCTGTTGAGTCCCCAGTCAGTACAGTACCAGTGTGGGGATTCCATGAAGAAAGGCCACGAGAAGAGGAAAAGCAGCTCTCGAGGGGATGGCTcggaagagaggcctcagaacCAGTACTGTGGGGAGCTCCCACCGCAGTGTGGGCTGCACACACACTTTGCCCCACACCCAG ATTCCACAGACATTGAGGAGTCCACCCTTTCTCAGAAGTCAAGTTTGTCAGCCCAAAAGGTATTGAATCCATTGCCAGCTCCTGAAAAGTACAGGAAGCGAAGAATGCCTGGTGGGAGATCTCAGGCACCTGCAGACCAGGAGTGTCTGCACTGCCCGGAGAGGCCCAGTGTGCCCTTGAGCCCTGAGGAGAGTCTGAGCAGGCAGAGTGGCTCGGAGGGCAGGAGTGAAAGGACCTTTCCTCACTCAGCGGTGTCGGAGCCCGAAGAGGAGAGGCCCCCCAGCGTGAGTGGCACCggagag GTGTCTCCTGCCAAACTGTACTCAGCTCCGCCTCCCGGGAAGAAGGCTGGCCTGGAAGTGGTGCTCCTGGAGGCGCTCCTCCACCTGGTGGACAGGTTCTGGGGCGGCTGCAAGTCCCTGCACGGCAACGAGGTGTTCCGCG CTCAGGCAAGACAGATTTTGTCATCGATGCAAGAGTTTACAGCAGCTCAGGACATCTCAGCAGCCGTGAGTGAAGAAATTAGCTTCCTTACTCTGGAAAAGAGATCTTTGCAAAAGCTCCTTGCTGAACAGCAGCAGCAGTACAGCATGAGGATGAGCGAGGTGGCGTCGGAACTCAGCAACACGCGGAAGGAGATG GGTGACTTGAGACAGCATCTAGACAAATCTCTGGAGGAGAACAGTAGCCTAAAGGCTCTTTTGTTCAGCctgaaaaaagaagtaaaaaatgcaGACACTGCAGCTACGTTAAACTTGCAGATTACTG gactTGAAACAAGTGTGAAGAGGCTCTCTGGTGAGATCGTGGAGTTGAAGCAGCATCTGGAGCACTACGACAAGGTCTGGGAGCTGACCCGGATGCTGCAGGAGAGCCACAG ctccctggTCGGCACCAACGAGCACCTCCTGCAGGAACTGAGCCAGGCGCGCGCGCAGCACAAGGCCGAGGTCGAGCAGCTGCACTGGAGCTACAAGGAGCTCAAGAAGACGCTGGGCCTGTTCCCGCGCGGCGGCTGCTAG
- the CEP72 gene encoding centrosomal protein of 72 kDa isoform X5 — translation MAPAGPWLVLCEEKIREKSGLAPHRDLSELRSLSIPGTYQEKITHLGNSLMNLTGLKSLDLSRNSLVSLEGIQYLTALESLSLYYNCISSLAEVLQLHALTELTDVDLRLNPVVKNESDYRLFVVHMLPKLRQLDDRPVRESERKASQLHFASEESLDSKQSFPAVLRVGRPRHSRATCADPSAKKCLVMDADDEAVLNLIAECEWDLSNPPGSTSSSQRGREANLPSSQESRHLLSPQSVQYQCGDSMKKGHEKRKSSSRGDGSEERPQNQYCGELPPQCGLHTHFAPHPDSTDIEESTLSQKSSLSAQKVLNPLPAPEKYRKRRMPGGRSQAPADQECLHCPERPSVPLSPEESLSRQSGSEGRSERTFPHSAVSEPEEERPPSVSGTGEVSPAKLYSAPPPGKKAGLEVVLLEALLHLVDRFWGGCKSLHGNEVFRAQARQILSSMQEFTAAQDISAAVSEEISFLTLEKRSLQKLLAEQQQQYSMRMSEVASELSNTRKEMDLKQV, via the exons CTGAACTTCGGTCATTATCTATTCCTGGAACTTACCAAGAAAAGATTACTCACCTAGGAAATTCTTTGATGAACTTAACTGGCCTGAAATCTTTAGACCTCTCACGCAACTCCTTGGTGAGTCTAGAG GGCATTCAGTACCTGACTGCGCTGGAAAGCCTCAGTCTCTACTACAACTGCATCTCCTCGTTGGCCGAAGTGCTTCAGCTCCACGCCTTGACGGAGCTTACAGACGTGGACCTCCGGCTGAACCCTGTGGTGAAGAACGAGTCTGATTACCGCCTTTTTGTCGTGCACATGCTCCCGAAGCTCAGGCAGCTGG ATGATCGTCctgtgagagagagcgagcggaaAGCATCCCAGTTGCATTTTGCATCGGAGGAATCACTGGACTCAAAGCAGAGCTTCCCAGCTGTTTTAAGAGTTGGAAG ACCACGCCACTCTAGGGCCACGTGCGCTGATCCCTCGGCCAAGAAATGCTTGGTAATGGACGCAGATGATGAGGCGGTCCTGAACCTCATTGCTGAGTGCGAGTGGGACTTGAGCAACCCTCCTGGGAGCACAAGCTCCAGCCAGAGGGGGCGAGAGGCCAACCTCCCTAGTTCCCAAG aatccaGGCACCTGTTGAGTCCCCAGTCAGTACAGTACCAGTGTGGGGATTCCATGAAGAAAGGCCACGAGAAGAGGAAAAGCAGCTCTCGAGGGGATGGCTcggaagagaggcctcagaacCAGTACTGTGGGGAGCTCCCACCGCAGTGTGGGCTGCACACACACTTTGCCCCACACCCAG ATTCCACAGACATTGAGGAGTCCACCCTTTCTCAGAAGTCAAGTTTGTCAGCCCAAAAGGTATTGAATCCATTGCCAGCTCCTGAAAAGTACAGGAAGCGAAGAATGCCTGGTGGGAGATCTCAGGCACCTGCAGACCAGGAGTGTCTGCACTGCCCGGAGAGGCCCAGTGTGCCCTTGAGCCCTGAGGAGAGTCTGAGCAGGCAGAGTGGCTCGGAGGGCAGGAGTGAAAGGACCTTTCCTCACTCAGCGGTGTCGGAGCCCGAAGAGGAGAGGCCCCCCAGCGTGAGTGGCACCggagag GTGTCTCCTGCCAAACTGTACTCAGCTCCGCCTCCCGGGAAGAAGGCTGGCCTGGAAGTGGTGCTCCTGGAGGCGCTCCTCCACCTGGTGGACAGGTTCTGGGGCGGCTGCAAGTCCCTGCACGGCAACGAGGTGTTCCGCG CTCAGGCAAGACAGATTTTGTCATCGATGCAAGAGTTTACAGCAGCTCAGGACATCTCAGCAGCCGTGAGTGAAGAAATTAGCTTCCTTACTCTGGAAAAGAGATCTTTGCAAAAGCTCCTTGCTGAACAGCAGCAGCAGTACAGCATGAGGATGAGCGAGGTGGCGTCGGAACTCAGCAACACGCGGAAGGAGATG gactTGAAACAAGTGTGA
- the CEP72 gene encoding centrosomal protein of 72 kDa isoform X4, with the protein MAPAGPWLVLCEEKIREKSGLAPHRDLSELRSLSIPGTYQEKITHLGNSLMNLTGLKSLDLSRNSLVSLEGIQYLTALESLSLYYNCISSLAEVLQLHALTELTDVDLRLNPVVKNESDYRLFVVHMLPKLRQLDDRPVRESERKASQLHFASEESLDSKQSFPAVLRVGRPRHSRATCADPSAKKCLVMDADDEAVLNLIAECEWDLSNPPGSTSSSQRGREANLPSSQDSTDIEESTLSQKSSLSAQKVLNPLPAPEKYRKRRMPGGRSQAPADQECLHCPERPSVPLSPEESLSRQSGSEGRSERTFPHSAVSEPEEERPPSVSGTGEVSPAKLYSAPPPGKKAGLEVVLLEALLHLVDRFWGGCKSLHGNEVFRAQARQILSSMQEFTAAQDISAAVSEEISFLTLEKRSLQKLLAEQQQQYSMRMSEVASELSNTRKEMGDLRQHLDKSLEENSSLKALLFSLKKEVKNADTAATLNLQITGLETSVKRLSGEIVELKQHLEHYDKVWELTRMLQESHSSLVGTNEHLLQELSQARAQHKAEVEQLHWSYKELKKTLGLFPRGGC; encoded by the exons CTGAACTTCGGTCATTATCTATTCCTGGAACTTACCAAGAAAAGATTACTCACCTAGGAAATTCTTTGATGAACTTAACTGGCCTGAAATCTTTAGACCTCTCACGCAACTCCTTGGTGAGTCTAGAG GGCATTCAGTACCTGACTGCGCTGGAAAGCCTCAGTCTCTACTACAACTGCATCTCCTCGTTGGCCGAAGTGCTTCAGCTCCACGCCTTGACGGAGCTTACAGACGTGGACCTCCGGCTGAACCCTGTGGTGAAGAACGAGTCTGATTACCGCCTTTTTGTCGTGCACATGCTCCCGAAGCTCAGGCAGCTGG ATGATCGTCctgtgagagagagcgagcggaaAGCATCCCAGTTGCATTTTGCATCGGAGGAATCACTGGACTCAAAGCAGAGCTTCCCAGCTGTTTTAAGAGTTGGAAG ACCACGCCACTCTAGGGCCACGTGCGCTGATCCCTCGGCCAAGAAATGCTTGGTAATGGACGCAGATGATGAGGCGGTCCTGAACCTCATTGCTGAGTGCGAGTGGGACTTGAGCAACCCTCCTGGGAGCACAAGCTCCAGCCAGAGGGGGCGAGAGGCCAACCTCCCTAGTTCCCAAG ATTCCACAGACATTGAGGAGTCCACCCTTTCTCAGAAGTCAAGTTTGTCAGCCCAAAAGGTATTGAATCCATTGCCAGCTCCTGAAAAGTACAGGAAGCGAAGAATGCCTGGTGGGAGATCTCAGGCACCTGCAGACCAGGAGTGTCTGCACTGCCCGGAGAGGCCCAGTGTGCCCTTGAGCCCTGAGGAGAGTCTGAGCAGGCAGAGTGGCTCGGAGGGCAGGAGTGAAAGGACCTTTCCTCACTCAGCGGTGTCGGAGCCCGAAGAGGAGAGGCCCCCCAGCGTGAGTGGCACCggagag GTGTCTCCTGCCAAACTGTACTCAGCTCCGCCTCCCGGGAAGAAGGCTGGCCTGGAAGTGGTGCTCCTGGAGGCGCTCCTCCACCTGGTGGACAGGTTCTGGGGCGGCTGCAAGTCCCTGCACGGCAACGAGGTGTTCCGCG CTCAGGCAAGACAGATTTTGTCATCGATGCAAGAGTTTACAGCAGCTCAGGACATCTCAGCAGCCGTGAGTGAAGAAATTAGCTTCCTTACTCTGGAAAAGAGATCTTTGCAAAAGCTCCTTGCTGAACAGCAGCAGCAGTACAGCATGAGGATGAGCGAGGTGGCGTCGGAACTCAGCAACACGCGGAAGGAGATG GGTGACTTGAGACAGCATCTAGACAAATCTCTGGAGGAGAACAGTAGCCTAAAGGCTCTTTTGTTCAGCctgaaaaaagaagtaaaaaatgcaGACACTGCAGCTACGTTAAACTTGCAGATTACTG gactTGAAACAAGTGTGAAGAGGCTCTCTGGTGAGATCGTGGAGTTGAAGCAGCATCTGGAGCACTACGACAAGGTCTGGGAGCTGACCCGGATGCTGCAGGAGAGCCACAG ctccctggTCGGCACCAACGAGCACCTCCTGCAGGAACTGAGCCAGGCGCGCGCGCAGCACAAGGCCGAGGTCGAGCAGCTGCACTGGAGCTACAAGGAGCTCAAGAAGACGCTGGGCCTGTTCCCGCGCGGCGGCTGCTAG
- the CEP72 gene encoding centrosomal protein of 72 kDa isoform X2, whose amino-acid sequence MAPAGPWLVLCEEKIREKSGLAPHRDLSELRSLSIPGTYQEKITHLGNSLMNLTGLKSLDLSRNSLGIQYLTALESLSLYYNCISSLAEVLQLHALTELTDVDLRLNPVVKNESDYRLFVVHMLPKLRQLDDRPVRESERKASQLHFASEESLDSKQSFPAVLRVGRPRHSRATCADPSAKKCLVMDADDEAVLNLIAECEWDLSNPPGSTSSSQRGREANLPSSQESRHLLSPQSVQYQCGDSMKKGHEKRKSSSRGDGSEERPQNQYCGELPPQCGLHTHFAPHPDSTDIEESTLSQKSSLSAQKVLNPLPAPEKYRKRRMPGGRSQAPADQECLHCPERPSVPLSPEESLSRQSGSEGRSERTFPHSAVSEPEEERPPSVSGTGEVSPAKLYSAPPPGKKAGLEVVLLEALLHLVDRFWGGCKSLHGNEVFRAQARQILSSMQEFTAAQDISAAVSEEISFLTLEKRSLQKLLAEQQQQYSMRMSEVASELSNTRKEMGDLRQHLDKSLEENSSLKALLFSLKKEVKNADTAATLNLQITGLETSVKRLSGEIVELKQHLEHYDKVWELTRMLQESHSSLVGTNEHLLQELSQARAQHKAEVEQLHWSYKELKKTLGLFPRGGC is encoded by the exons CTGAACTTCGGTCATTATCTATTCCTGGAACTTACCAAGAAAAGATTACTCACCTAGGAAATTCTTTGATGAACTTAACTGGCCTGAAATCTTTAGACCTCTCACGCAACTCCTTG GGCATTCAGTACCTGACTGCGCTGGAAAGCCTCAGTCTCTACTACAACTGCATCTCCTCGTTGGCCGAAGTGCTTCAGCTCCACGCCTTGACGGAGCTTACAGACGTGGACCTCCGGCTGAACCCTGTGGTGAAGAACGAGTCTGATTACCGCCTTTTTGTCGTGCACATGCTCCCGAAGCTCAGGCAGCTGG ATGATCGTCctgtgagagagagcgagcggaaAGCATCCCAGTTGCATTTTGCATCGGAGGAATCACTGGACTCAAAGCAGAGCTTCCCAGCTGTTTTAAGAGTTGGAAG ACCACGCCACTCTAGGGCCACGTGCGCTGATCCCTCGGCCAAGAAATGCTTGGTAATGGACGCAGATGATGAGGCGGTCCTGAACCTCATTGCTGAGTGCGAGTGGGACTTGAGCAACCCTCCTGGGAGCACAAGCTCCAGCCAGAGGGGGCGAGAGGCCAACCTCCCTAGTTCCCAAG aatccaGGCACCTGTTGAGTCCCCAGTCAGTACAGTACCAGTGTGGGGATTCCATGAAGAAAGGCCACGAGAAGAGGAAAAGCAGCTCTCGAGGGGATGGCTcggaagagaggcctcagaacCAGTACTGTGGGGAGCTCCCACCGCAGTGTGGGCTGCACACACACTTTGCCCCACACCCAG ATTCCACAGACATTGAGGAGTCCACCCTTTCTCAGAAGTCAAGTTTGTCAGCCCAAAAGGTATTGAATCCATTGCCAGCTCCTGAAAAGTACAGGAAGCGAAGAATGCCTGGTGGGAGATCTCAGGCACCTGCAGACCAGGAGTGTCTGCACTGCCCGGAGAGGCCCAGTGTGCCCTTGAGCCCTGAGGAGAGTCTGAGCAGGCAGAGTGGCTCGGAGGGCAGGAGTGAAAGGACCTTTCCTCACTCAGCGGTGTCGGAGCCCGAAGAGGAGAGGCCCCCCAGCGTGAGTGGCACCggagag GTGTCTCCTGCCAAACTGTACTCAGCTCCGCCTCCCGGGAAGAAGGCTGGCCTGGAAGTGGTGCTCCTGGAGGCGCTCCTCCACCTGGTGGACAGGTTCTGGGGCGGCTGCAAGTCCCTGCACGGCAACGAGGTGTTCCGCG CTCAGGCAAGACAGATTTTGTCATCGATGCAAGAGTTTACAGCAGCTCAGGACATCTCAGCAGCCGTGAGTGAAGAAATTAGCTTCCTTACTCTGGAAAAGAGATCTTTGCAAAAGCTCCTTGCTGAACAGCAGCAGCAGTACAGCATGAGGATGAGCGAGGTGGCGTCGGAACTCAGCAACACGCGGAAGGAGATG GGTGACTTGAGACAGCATCTAGACAAATCTCTGGAGGAGAACAGTAGCCTAAAGGCTCTTTTGTTCAGCctgaaaaaagaagtaaaaaatgcaGACACTGCAGCTACGTTAAACTTGCAGATTACTG gactTGAAACAAGTGTGAAGAGGCTCTCTGGTGAGATCGTGGAGTTGAAGCAGCATCTGGAGCACTACGACAAGGTCTGGGAGCTGACCCGGATGCTGCAGGAGAGCCACAG ctccctggTCGGCACCAACGAGCACCTCCTGCAGGAACTGAGCCAGGCGCGCGCGCAGCACAAGGCCGAGGTCGAGCAGCTGCACTGGAGCTACAAGGAGCTCAAGAAGACGCTGGGCCTGTTCCCGCGCGGCGGCTGCTAG